Below is a window of Micrococcales bacterium DNA.
TGAGATGCGTTGAGCCGAGGCCGCTGCGCGGTGCGGTGCACTGTGCAGGCTGCGGCGCAATGCGCTGGGCCCGGGCCGCGGCGCGGTGCGCGGCGGGTGGCGCTAAGTCACGCCGTTTCGAGTGCTAAAGGGGCCCAATATGGCCTGGGAAGCAAAGAACTCCCCGCCTTTGTGGCGCTTTGAGGCCTTGCCCATTGGCAAGAGCCCGGCGCGCACACCAACCACTTTCGAGTCGACAGGGCGACCGTTCGATCCCGAAGGCGAGGCTTACCTTCTGCATAATTTTGCTCCATTTCGGCTATCACCTAAGGCGGGCGACAACGCTCAAGAAGCTACCAATCTGGCCGACTCTGCATTTGGGCCATGGGTGCTACTACGCAGTCAGGTCGGTGAGTAGAATCCACAGTTCAGGTGGGGTTTTGTGGGTGGTGGCGGGTGCGATTTGCGCCGGTAGTCTTCCCGCGGGGGTTGTCCGATGTCGTGGTCTCTTGCTCTGGACTGCGCCATGACATGGGCTGTGTACTGCCTCAACACCTGGAGCGGCCCGTCGGTGCTGACCTAGGCGGGCTTAATTGGTGGCGTCAAATTGAGGATTTCTACGCGCCTGGCGCATGTGGGTAAAAACCCACTTGACCTGGGGCTAAATGTGACCTAGCTCACAGCTGCGGCGATGTCGCGGCGATAGTGAGAGCCGGTTAGCTTGATCAACTTGGCGGCCTGGTAGGCCTTCTCCCGGGCCTGGGTCAAATCAGCGCCGGTCGCTACCACATTGAGGACCCTGCCCCCGGCGCTAACCAAACGGCCGTCGGAACCAATTGCGGTGCCAGCGTGGAAGACGGAGACACCGGGGATTTGCTCGGCCTGGTCTAGGCCCGTGATGGGAAGGCCTGTTACCGGAGAATCAGGGTAGCCCTTCGAGGCCACCACGACACAGATGGCTGCCCCTTCCGACCAGCGCAGCGGCGGGAGATCGGCCAGGCGCTCATTGGCGGCGGCCAACAGCAAGTCAGACAGGGGGGTCTGCAAACGAGCTAGCACCACTTGGGCCTCCGGGTCACCAAAACGGACGTTGAATTCGACCACTTTGAGGCCCTTGGTGGTCAAGGCCAGGCCGCAGTAAAGCAGCCCAGAGAAAGGCAGATCACGTTTGGCCATTTCCCTAATGGTGGGGTAGGCCACCTGGTTCAGCACTTGGGCTGTCAGATCCGGTGGCGCCCAAGGCAATGGCGAATAAGCGCCCATACCACCGGTGTTTGGTCCCTTGTCACCGTCGAGGGCTCGTTTGAAATCCTGCGCCGGGGCCAAGGGCACAACCGTATGCCCGTCAGTTACGCAGAACAACGACACCTCTGGGCCGTCCAGGAATTCCTCCACCAGGGCCGGGCGCTGACGGTTGATGATGGTCTGGGCATGGTTCCTGGCCACGTCCCTGTCCTCGGTCACCACCACACCCTTACCAGCCGCCAGGCCGTCATCCTTCACCACGAAAGGTGGGCCAAACTGGTCGAGCGCCTCTACTACCTGGTCAATAGAGGTAGCGGGCAGCGCTTGGGCTGTTGGCACACCGGCGGCCTGCATCACTTCTTTGGCGAAGGTTTTCGATCCTTCGAGATTGGCGGCGGCCAAGGTTGGTCCAAAGCAGGCAATCCCGGCCTGCCGCAGGGCGTCGCCAACCCCTGCCACTAACGGGGCTTCAGGCCCAACCACAACCAGGCGCGAACCCAGTCTGGTCGCCAGATCGACTACTTGCTGGCCGTCTTGCGCGTCGATTTGGTGCAACTGGGCATAGCGAGCCATACCCGGGTTACCAGGTGCGGCGTCAAGTTGGTTGGCCTCTTGTTGGGCCATGGCCCTTACTAGTGCGTCTTCGCGTCCGCCGGAACCGATCACCAGAATCTTCACGGCTCACAAGCCTAGCCGC
It encodes the following:
- the purD gene encoding phosphoribosylamine--glycine ligase translates to MKILVIGSGGREDALVRAMAQQEANQLDAAPGNPGMARYAQLHQIDAQDGQQVVDLATRLGSRLVVVGPEAPLVAGVGDALRQAGIACFGPTLAAANLEGSKTFAKEVMQAAGVPTAQALPATSIDQVVEALDQFGPPFVVKDDGLAAGKGVVVTEDRDVARNHAQTIINRQRPALVEEFLDGPEVSLFCVTDGHTVVPLAPAQDFKRALDGDKGPNTGGMGAYSPLPWAPPDLTAQVLNQVAYPTIREMAKRDLPFSGLLYCGLALTTKGLKVVEFNVRFGDPEAQVVLARLQTPLSDLLLAAANERLADLPPLRWSEGAAICVVVASKGYPDSPVTGLPITGLDQAEQIPGVSVFHAGTAIGSDGRLVSAGGRVLNVVATGADLTQAREKAYQAAKLIKLTGSHYRRDIAAAVS